The Neodiprion virginianus isolate iyNeoVirg1 chromosome 5, iyNeoVirg1.1, whole genome shotgun sequence genome contains a region encoding:
- the LOC124305558 gene encoding uncharacterized protein K02A2.6-like, protein MEIDSGARPAVISKQCYENFFSHAPLITSKVTLRTYNKLLIPSLGYLKITAERNGIKNNLISHVVKEGGPPLLGRNWLQAFGLWPIRFQNNMHAVVTSKLDSSKQTVKVKNTVETEKLKREFPKIFEAGIGTFTKGELILTLKEEARLKFLQPRKIPWALREKVARKLSRLEALKIIFPVEYSDWGSPVVLVLKSDGSVRLCGDFKVTLNKYLEIDHYPLPKVEEVLETLRRGELFTKLDPSEAYQQLPLAKDSKKLVVISTHLGLFQYNRYPMGYQPARDHFRG, encoded by the coding sequence ATGGAAATAGATTCGGGCGCCAGACCGGCAGTAATCTCTAAGCAgtgttatgaaaattttttctcacacgcACCGTTGATAACTTCTAAAGTAACACTGCGAACGTACAACAAGCTTCTTATACCATCTTTAGGATATTTAAAGATAACAGCAGAGAGAAACGGTATtaagaataatttaatatcacACGTAGTAAAAGAGGGAGGTCCACCCCTTCTAGGTCGCAACTGGTTGCAGGCCTTTGGGTTGTGGCCAATTCGTTTCCAAAACAATATGCACGCGGTCGTTACTAGCAAGCTAGATAGCTCGAAGCAAACTGTAAAGGTAAAAAACACCGTAGAAacggaaaaattgaaacgcgAATTCCCTAAGATTTTTGAAGCCGGCATAGGCACGTTTACAAAAGGAGAATTAATATTAACACTTAAAGAAGAAGCTCGTCTCAAATTCCTGCAACCCAGAAAAATACCATGGGCGTTACGCGAGAAGGTCGCGCGTAAATTGTCAAGATTAgaagctttgaaaataatttttccagtaGAATACAGTGACTGGGGCTCACCGGTGGTGCTTGTGCTGAAGAGCGACGGCTCGGTTCGACTCTGTGGTGACTTCAAGGTCACTCTAAATAAATACTTAGAAATTGATCATTATCCTTTACCGAAAGTTGAAGAAGTTTTGGAAACTCTAAGAAGGGGTGAATTATTCACAAAGCTCGATCCATCAGAAGCTTACCAACAGTTGCCGTTAGCAAAAGATTCAAAAAAACTTGTGGTAATAAGTACGCACCTCGGATTGTTCCAGTACAATAGATACCCTATGGGGTATCAACCGGCCCGGGATCATTTCAGAGGATAA